One window of Triticum dicoccoides isolate Atlit2015 ecotype Zavitan chromosome 5A, WEW_v2.0, whole genome shotgun sequence genomic DNA carries:
- the LOC119301445 gene encoding protein ALTERED XYLOGLUCAN 4-like, translated as MGVSSPHQTLPRLTKILTLSLYAILPLVLLFYLLSPPPIAAPPSTSTSPPHGERQQVVKTAAGAPPGTQGSKPAPQCDYSEGEWIPDAAGPRYTGTSCGATIKHEQNCIVNGRPDTGYLNWRWRPRGCALPPFAPTEFLELVRGRHVAFVGDSLARNQCESLVCLLGSEYPVELVLDGGEERRFRRWAFRSHNATVSVFWSPFLVKGTEKPWAPGGLGYNRLYLDQPDERWAAELPGIDVVVLSFGQWFLQSAMYYERGAVIGCHHCPEPNRTETGFFGVFRLAVKNALREVIARSSAGREKLAVLTTFSPAHFDGEWDSPDACARTQPYAPGEKEMSYMHKEMWRTGAEEAIAAAVEARSRGSAVTVEALQVTRLADMRPDAHPGPYFHPFPFAGAGGEKKRERVPNDCVHSCLPGPIDTWNEILLQMVKRWRGASSSR; from the exons ATGGGCGTCTCATCTCCTCACCAGACGCTTCCACGCCTCACGAAGATCCTCACCTTGTCGCTCTACGCCATCCTCCCTCTCGTCCTCCTCTTCTacctcctctcccctcctcccaTCGCCGCCCCACCCTCCACTTCCACCTCGCCGCCCCACG GTGAGAGGCAGCAGGTGGTGAAGACCGCTGCAGGGGCGCCGCCAGGAACCCAGGGGTCGAAACCGGCGCCGCAGTGCGACTACTCGGAGGGGGAATGGATTCCGGACGCGGCGGGGCCGCGGTACACCGGGACGAGCTGCGGCGCGACGATCAAGCACGAGCAGAACTGCATCGTGAACGGCCGGCCGGACACGGGGTACCTGAACTGGCGGTGGCGGCCGCGCGGGTGCGCGCTCCCGCCGTTCGCGCCCACTGAGTTCCTGGAGCTGGTGCGCGGCCGGCACGTCGCGTTCGTAGGCGACTCGCTCGCGCGGAACCAGTGCGAGTCGCTGGTGTGCCTCCTCGGCTCGGAGTACCCCGTCGAGCTGGTCCTTGACGGCGGCGAGGAGCGCAGGTTCCGGCGGTGGGCGTTCCGGTCGCACAACGCCACGGTGTCGGTGTTCTGGTCGCCGTTCCTGGTGAAGGGCACGGAGAAGCCGTGGGCGCCGGGTGGGCTTGGCTACAACAGGCTGTACCTCGACCAGCCCGACGAGCGGTGGGCGGCGGAGCTCCCGGGCATCGACGTGGTGGTGCTCTCCTTCGGGCAGTGGTTCCTGCAGTCGGCGATGTACTACGAGCGCGGTGCGGTGATCGGGTGCCACCACTGCCCGGAGCCGAACCGCACGGAGACGGGCTTCTTCGGCGTTTTCCGCCTCGCCGTCAAGAACGCCCTCCGCGAGGTCATCGCCCGCTCCAGCGCCGGCCGGGAGAAGCTGGCGGTTCTGACTACGTTCTCGCCGGCGCACTTCGACGGGGAGTGGGACAGCCCGGACGCGTGCGCGCGCACGCAGCCGTACGCTCCGGGAGAGAAGGAGATGTCGTACATGCACAAAGAGATGTGGCGGACGGGCGCGGAGGAGGCCATCGCGGCTGCCGTCGAGGCCAGGTCGCGCGGGTCCGCGGTGACGGTGGAGGCTCTGCAGGTGACGAGGCTCGCGGATATGCGCCCGGACGCTCACCCCGGCCCGTACTTCCATCCCTTCCCgttcgccggcgccggcggcgagaAGAAGAGGGAGCGGGTGCCGAACGACTGCGTGCACTCGTGCCTCCCCGGCCCCATCGACACGTGGAACGAGATCCTGCTGCAGATGGTAAAGAGATGGAGAGGTGCCTCCTCCTCCAGATGA